Proteins from a genomic interval of Candidatus Kapaibacterium sp.:
- a CDS encoding major capsid protein, with amino-acid sequence MSIMLDMFDSRSMTAAVNKTKVFDPFVLNMLFGKPEGHAADKIDLEVISHSDKLAKFVNQHEGPRLLQKDNRVYQTISLPRTYEEYIFTAQELADYNAFGQIYDQNPGRKAEEANKFVVRHLEYLKSRAMLRREWMACKAISTGEIAVAQTNISFNIDYLFEDNVHLTDLGAGNYWDDVTGDILTNIRAWKRDILRRCGQSPDIAILGTDASDAFMSNELVKKALDTNNYKIGTLDLNTNQSGAANFLGRIMGVDFFEYNQQFKADNDTSTDLIPTDRAIVTFRKNNNNRVHYGPVFNLVNKKLQTIISEFHLDVEEKNKKAMSWTLEQKSLPAIHNADAFISCKVIGD; translated from the coding sequence ATGTCTATTATGCTTGATATGTTTGACTCGCGTTCGATGACCGCAGCAGTTAATAAAACAAAAGTATTTGACCCGTTTGTCTTGAATATGCTTTTCGGCAAACCCGAAGGACATGCGGCTGATAAAATTGACCTTGAAGTGATTTCACATAGTGATAAATTAGCAAAGTTCGTGAACCAACATGAGGGTCCGAGATTGCTACAAAAAGACAATCGCGTGTATCAAACAATTTCACTTCCGCGTACTTATGAAGAATACATCTTCACAGCACAAGAACTTGCAGATTACAACGCTTTTGGTCAAATATACGACCAAAATCCGGGACGTAAAGCTGAGGAAGCTAATAAGTTTGTTGTACGCCATTTGGAATATCTCAAATCAAGGGCAATGCTTAGACGTGAATGGATGGCTTGTAAAGCTATCTCTACAGGCGAAATCGCAGTTGCACAAACTAACATTTCATTCAACATTGATTATCTATTCGAAGATAATGTTCATTTGACTGATTTGGGTGCTGGTAACTATTGGGATGATGTAACAGGTGATATTTTGACTAACATCCGTGCATGGAAACGTGATATATTACGCCGTTGTGGTCAATCCCCTGACATTGCAATTTTGGGTACTGATGCCTCTGATGCGTTTATGTCAAATGAATTAGTCAAAAAAGCACTCGACACAAACAACTATAAAATTGGCACGCTTGACTTGAATACTAATCAATCCGGAGCGGCTAACTTCTTAGGTCGTATTATGGGTGTTGACTTCTTCGAATACAACCAACAGTTCAAAGCTGACAATGACACATCAACTGACTTAATTCCTACGGATAGAGCTATTGTTACTTTCCGCAAGAATAATAACAACCGTGTGCATTATGGTCCGGTGTTCAATCTTGTAAACAAGAAACTTCAAACTATCATTTCCGAGTTTCACTTGGATGTTGAAGAAAAGAACAAAAAAGCTATGTCTTGGACTTTGGAGCAAAAATCATTACCTGCAATTCATAATGCAGATGCTTTCATTTCATGTAAAGTTATTGGTGACTAA
- a CDS encoding head decoration protein, protein MALDLGINTLGTQTHKKDIFASLAQTKEISDIIIASGQNLARGAMLGKQTIGAFDAVTAEAGAGNTGNGVLTLADPAHAVGVKAGVYKVVFVQPVTDLGSFVVEDPDGIIIGSGVVGTAFDGVVKFTIADGLTDFVAGDSFNITVAYLAGNNKYYLWNPTATNGVQNLVGILGCAVDATTGDEGGFCYVEGEFLLSTLTAAAGVTITAGVYNGGSIVIKKETD, encoded by the coding sequence ATGGCTTTAGATTTAGGAATAAATACTTTAGGGACTCAAACTCACAAGAAAGATATTTTTGCGAGTTTAGCCCAGACCAAAGAGATTAGCGATATTATAATCGCATCAGGTCAAAACCTTGCACGTGGCGCCATGCTTGGTAAACAAACAATCGGCGCATTCGATGCAGTAACTGCTGAAGCAGGTGCAGGTAATACCGGTAATGGTGTTCTTACACTCGCAGACCCCGCTCATGCGGTAGGCGTAAAAGCAGGCGTTTACAAAGTAGTGTTTGTTCAACCTGTAACCGACTTAGGTTCATTTGTAGTTGAAGACCCTGACGGTATCATTATCGGTTCGGGTGTTGTAGGAACTGCTTTTGATGGTGTTGTGAAGTTCACAATTGCAGATGGTTTGACTGACTTTGTAGCAGGTGACAGCTTTAACATCACCGTTGCTTATTTAGCAGGTAATAACAAATATTACCTCTGGAATCCTACCGCAACTAATGGCGTTCAAAACCTTGTTGGCATCCTTGGATGTGCTGTAGACGCAACCACAGGTGACGAGGGTGGTTTCTGTTACGTAGAGGGTGAATTCCTCTTATCTACACTCACCGCCGCCGCTGGAGTTACCATTACGGCAGGTGTTTATAATGGTGGTTCTATTGTAATAAAAAAGGAGACTGATTAA
- a CDS encoding DUF1320 domain-containing protein — MPYCDVADIVENLSETKTKMLSNDADASRVDETVVLKCIEKSASLIDGYLRGRYEVPVEENQDERILKDLNIELAVIDLHERRGKLAPELIKERKTKALERLHLIQRGVILISVVEKPVNHRVSMAVSVPKQKFTSDFYSEMP, encoded by the coding sequence ATGCCTTATTGCGATGTTGCCGATATTGTAGAAAATTTGTCAGAAACTAAGACAAAAATGCTATCAAATGATGCCGATGCTTCAAGAGTTGATGAAACAGTTGTTTTGAAGTGTATTGAAAAGTCCGCATCACTCATTGACGGCTATTTGAGAGGTCGCTACGAAGTGCCGGTAGAAGAAAATCAAGATGAACGCATACTAAAAGACCTAAACATCGAACTTGCTGTTATTGATTTGCATGAAAGGCGTGGAAAGTTAGCACCGGAATTGATTAAAGAGCGAAAAACAAAAGCTCTGGAAAGATTACACCTTATTCAAAGAGGCGTAATATTGATTTCGGTAGTTGAAAAACCTGTCAATCATAGAGTTTCAATGGCGGTTTCTGTGCCTAAACAAAAGTTTACAAGTGACTTTTATAGTGAGATGCCGTAA
- a CDS encoding septal ring lytic transglycosylase RlpA family protein has product MESKRKRRRPGGAHVDTFVSWDTLAQEGIIIGGNVNDAVKMREITLRGMVADGTTHITDVTSYYEFLEAETKDEILETMEGIATFYSDYFDGRRTANGEIYRAEDFTAASKELEFGTRVRVTNLRNGKSVEVRINDRGPFANNAIIDLSKAAADSIQIRKGKVLVEVLNY; this is encoded by the coding sequence TTGGAGAGTAAAAGAAAGCGAAGAAGACCGGGCGGAGCACACGTTGACACATTTGTTTCATGGGACACTTTAGCACAAGAAGGCATTATTATCGGGGGGAACGTGAATGATGCAGTAAAAATGAGGGAAATCACGCTTAGAGGCATGGTTGCCGATGGCACAACGCATATAACTGATGTTACAAGTTATTATGAATTTTTAGAAGCGGAGACTAAAGATGAGATTCTTGAAACTATGGAAGGCATTGCAACATTCTATTCCGATTATTTCGACGGTCGTAGGACTGCTAATGGAGAAATATATAGGGCAGAAGATTTCACAGCAGCAAGCAAAGAACTCGAATTCGGAACACGAGTTAGAGTCACAAACCTCAGAAACGGAAAAAGTGTCGAAGTCAGAATCAACGACCGTGGACCCTTCGCAAACAATGCAATAATTGACCTTAGCAAAGCGGCAGCCGATTCAATCCAAATACGAAAAGGAAAGGTACTTGTAGAAGTGCTTAATTATTAA